A region of Neovison vison isolate M4711 chromosome 7, ASM_NN_V1, whole genome shotgun sequence DNA encodes the following proteins:
- the FHIP1B gene encoding FHF complex subunit HOOK interacting protein 1B isoform X4: MERMNWLSRLASRGPGHRVPQGASMQTPVVADPETCLMVFKNHWSQVVRILERQGPRAAPGGADDLSAVRNHTYQMLTLLVEDRAVPSAPTAPGPLLEFALREDLLTRVLAWQLQWDELGDGVEERRAEQLKLFEMLVSEARQPLLRHGPVREALLTLLDACGRPVPSSPALDEGLVLLLSQLCVCLAREPSLLEFFLQPPPEPGAAPRLLLFSRLVPFVHREGTLGQQARDALLLLMALSAGSPTVGRYIADHSYFCPVLATGLSALYSSLPRKIEVPGDDWHCLRREDWLGVPALALFMSSLEFCNAVIQVAHPLVQKQLVDYIHNGFLVPVMGPALHKTSVEEMIASTAYLELFLRSISEPALLRTFLRFLLLHRHDTHTILDTLVARIGSNSRVWPLPLSWLTWLCMVSLSLFRTLLNLSCEDVLLQLVLRYLVPCNHVMLSQKPAVRDVDLYGRAADKFLSLIPRCCRHHAPSPPRPEHASWARGGPSREAGRREDTTGPGSPSVDSSSVVTVPRPSTPSRLALFLRQQSLGGSESPVPAPRSPGLAASPASSPGRRPSPVEEPGPFMAVLFAKLENMLQNSVYVNFLLTGLVAQLACHPQPLLRSFLLNTNMVFQPSVKSLLQVLGSVKNKIESFAASQEDFPALLSKAKKYLIARGKLDWAEGPAAGPAPRRSDPLVKSRRPSLGELLLRHAHSPTRARQAAQLVLQPGRDGAGLGLGGGSPGASTPVLPPRGGAPERQGEALRVKNAVYCAVIFPEFLKELAAISQAHAVTSPFLLDTSEEGSGPPVSGFGPLNP, encoded by the exons ATGGAGAGGATGAACTGGCTGAGCAGACTGGCCTCCCGGGGCCCTGGGCACCGTGTACCTCAGGGGGCCAGTATGCAGACTCCTGTCGTGGCTGATCCTGAGACCTGCCTCATGGTCTTCAAGAATCACTGGTCCCAG gTGGTGCGTATCCTGGAGCGGCAAGGCCCTCGGGCAGCTCCTGGGGGTGCGGATGATCTCAGTGCTGTGCGCAACCACACTTACCAGATGTTGACACTGCTGGTAGAAGATCGTGCCGTCCCCTCAGCCCCTACGGCCCCTGGGCCCTTGCTAGAGTTTGCTCTGCGTGAGGACCTGCTAACCCGTGTGTTGGCGTGGCAGCTTCAGTGGGATGAGCTTGGGGATGGGGTTGAGGAACGGCGAGCTGAACAACTGAAGCTGTTTGAGATGCTAGTGAGTGAAGCTCGCCAGCCACTGTTGCGACATGGTCCAGTTCGTGAGGCTCTGCTGACCTTGCTGGATGCCTGTGGCCGTCCTGTGCCCAGTAGCCCAGCACTGGATGAAGGCCTGGTGCTACTTCTCAgccagctgtgtgtgtgtctggccCGGGAGCCTTCATTGCTCGAGTTCTTCCTACAGCCACCTCCTGAGCCTGGAGCTGCCCCCCGTCTTCTCCTCTTTTCTCGCCTCGTTCCTTTCGTCCATCGAGAGGGCACACTGGGCCAGCAGGCTCGTGATGCCCTACTCCTGCTGATGGCTCTGTCGGCTGGGAGTCCCACTGTGGGCCGCTACATTGCAGATCACTCTTATTTCTGCCCG GTGCTGGCCACAGGGCTGAGTGCCCTGTACTCCTCACTGCCCCGAAAGATTGAGGTTCCGGGAGATGATTGGCACTGCCTGCGACGGGAAGACTGGCTGGGTGTGCCAGCCCTTGCGCTGTTCATGAGTTCCCTAGAATTCTGCAATGCAGTCATTCAG GTGGCTCACCCTTTGGTGCAGAAGCAGTTAGTTGATTATATCCATAATGGGTTTCTGGTGCCTGTCATGGGCCCTGCTTTGCACAAG ACCTCTGTGGAGGAGATGATTGCCAGTACCGCATATCTGGAACTTTTCCTGCGGAGTATCTCAGAGCCTGCTTTGCTCCGTACCTTCCTGCGGTTCCTGCTGTTACACCGGCATGACACCCACACCATCCTTGACACCCTCGTTGCCCGTATTGGCAGCAACTCCCGGGTATGGCCCCTACCTCTGTCCTGGCTTACCTGG ctctGCATGGTCTCTCTGAGTCTCTTCAGGACCCTACTGAACCTCAGTTGTGAGGATGTCCTGCTGCAGCTGGTTCTCAG gtatcttgtccCATGTAACCATGTGATGCTGAGCCAGAAGCCAGCTGTACGTGATGTGGACCTATATGGACGAGCGGCAGACAAGTTTCTCTCCCTAATCCCTCGCTGTTGTCGGCATCATGCCCCTAGCCCACCCCGTCCAGAGCATGCCTCATGGGCACGAGGTGGGcctagcagagaggcagggagaagggaggacacCACGG GCCCTGGAAGCCCAAGTGTTGACTCCTCTTCTGTGGTGACAGTGCCCCGGCCCTCCACACCATCTCGTCTGGCCCTGTTCCTGCGACAGCAGAGTCTGGGTGGCTCGGAATCCCCAGTTCCAGCCCCTCGCTCACCAGGGCTTGCTGCatccccagcctccagccctgGCCGAAGGCCCAGCCCTGTGGAGGAGCCTG GCCCCTTCATGGCTGTGCTCTTTGCCAAACTCGAGAACATGCTGCAGAACTCCGTCTATGTCAACTTCCTGCTGACGGGGCTGGTGGCCCAGCTGGCCTgtcacccccagcccctgctccgctCTTTCCTGCTCAACACCAACATGGTCTTCCAGCCCAGTGTCAAGTCCCTGCTGCAG GTGCTGGGTTCTGTGAAGAATAAAATTGAGAGCTTTGCGGCCTCCCAGGAGGACTTCCCAGCACTGCTATCCAAAGCCAAGAAGTACCTCATTGCCCGTGGCAAGTTGGACTGGGCTGAAGGCCCTGCAGCAGGACCTGCCCCCCGCCGCTCTGATCCCTTAG TGAAGAGCCGGAGGCCGTCCTTGGGGGAGTTGCTCCTGCGGCATGCACACAGTCCAACCAGGGCCCGGCAGGCGGCACAGTTGGTTCTTCAGCCTGGGAGAGACGGCGCAGGACTTGGCCTAGGTGGGGGCTCCCCTGGGGCTTCAACTCCGGTTCTGCCCCCTCGGGGTGGGGCCCCTGAGCGCCAAGGTGAGGCTCTGCGAGTCAAGAATGCGGTCTACTGTGCAGTCATTTTCCCTGAGTTTCTCAAGGAATTGGCTGCCATTTCCCAAGCCCACGCTGTCACCTCGCCTTTCTTGTTGGATACTTCAGAGGAGGGATCTGGCCCTCCTGTCTCAGGCTTCGGGCCCCTCAATCCTTAA
- the FHIP1B gene encoding FHF complex subunit HOOK interacting protein 1B isoform X5 — MERMNWLSRLASRGPGHRVPQGASMQTPVVADPETCLMVFKNHWSQVVRILERQGPRAAPGGADDLSAVRNHTYQMLTLLVEDRAVPSAPTAPGPLLEFALREDLLTRVLAWQLQWDELGDGVEERRAEQLKLFEMLVSEARQPLLRHGPVREALLTLLDACGRPVPSSPALDEGLVLLLSQLCVCLAREPSLLEFFLQPPPEPGAAPRLLLFSRLVPFVHREGTLGQQARDALLLLMALSAGSPTVGRYIADHSYFCPVLATGLSALYSSLPRKIEVPGDDWHCLRREDWLGVPALALFMSSLEFCNAVIQVAHPLVQKQLVDYIHNGFLVPVMGPALHKTSVEEMIASTAYLELFLRSISEPALLRTFLRFLLLHRHDTHTILDTLVARIGSNSRLCMVSLSLFRTLLNLSCEDVLLQLVLRYLVPCNHVMLSQKPAVRDVDLYGRAADKFLSLIPRCCRHHAPSPPRPEHASWARGGPSREAGRREDTTGPGSPSVDSSSVVTVPRPSTPSRLALFLRQQSLGGSESPVPAPRSPGLAASPASSPGRRPSPVEEPGPFMAVLFAKLENMLQNSVYVNFLLTGLVAQLACHPQPLLRSFLLNTNMVFQPSVKSLLQVLGSVKNKIESFAASQEDFPALLSKAKKYLIARGKLDWAEGPAAGPAPRRSDPLVKSRRPSLGELLLRHAHSPTRARQAAQLVLQPGRDGAGLGLGGGSPGASTPVLPPRGGAPERQGEALRVKNAVYCAVIFPEFLKELAAISQAHAVTSPFLLDTSEEGSGPPVSGFGPLNP; from the exons ATGGAGAGGATGAACTGGCTGAGCAGACTGGCCTCCCGGGGCCCTGGGCACCGTGTACCTCAGGGGGCCAGTATGCAGACTCCTGTCGTGGCTGATCCTGAGACCTGCCTCATGGTCTTCAAGAATCACTGGTCCCAG gTGGTGCGTATCCTGGAGCGGCAAGGCCCTCGGGCAGCTCCTGGGGGTGCGGATGATCTCAGTGCTGTGCGCAACCACACTTACCAGATGTTGACACTGCTGGTAGAAGATCGTGCCGTCCCCTCAGCCCCTACGGCCCCTGGGCCCTTGCTAGAGTTTGCTCTGCGTGAGGACCTGCTAACCCGTGTGTTGGCGTGGCAGCTTCAGTGGGATGAGCTTGGGGATGGGGTTGAGGAACGGCGAGCTGAACAACTGAAGCTGTTTGAGATGCTAGTGAGTGAAGCTCGCCAGCCACTGTTGCGACATGGTCCAGTTCGTGAGGCTCTGCTGACCTTGCTGGATGCCTGTGGCCGTCCTGTGCCCAGTAGCCCAGCACTGGATGAAGGCCTGGTGCTACTTCTCAgccagctgtgtgtgtgtctggccCGGGAGCCTTCATTGCTCGAGTTCTTCCTACAGCCACCTCCTGAGCCTGGAGCTGCCCCCCGTCTTCTCCTCTTTTCTCGCCTCGTTCCTTTCGTCCATCGAGAGGGCACACTGGGCCAGCAGGCTCGTGATGCCCTACTCCTGCTGATGGCTCTGTCGGCTGGGAGTCCCACTGTGGGCCGCTACATTGCAGATCACTCTTATTTCTGCCCG GTGCTGGCCACAGGGCTGAGTGCCCTGTACTCCTCACTGCCCCGAAAGATTGAGGTTCCGGGAGATGATTGGCACTGCCTGCGACGGGAAGACTGGCTGGGTGTGCCAGCCCTTGCGCTGTTCATGAGTTCCCTAGAATTCTGCAATGCAGTCATTCAG GTGGCTCACCCTTTGGTGCAGAAGCAGTTAGTTGATTATATCCATAATGGGTTTCTGGTGCCTGTCATGGGCCCTGCTTTGCACAAG ACCTCTGTGGAGGAGATGATTGCCAGTACCGCATATCTGGAACTTTTCCTGCGGAGTATCTCAGAGCCTGCTTTGCTCCGTACCTTCCTGCGGTTCCTGCTGTTACACCGGCATGACACCCACACCATCCTTGACACCCTCGTTGCCCGTATTGGCAGCAACTCCCGG ctctGCATGGTCTCTCTGAGTCTCTTCAGGACCCTACTGAACCTCAGTTGTGAGGATGTCCTGCTGCAGCTGGTTCTCAG gtatcttgtccCATGTAACCATGTGATGCTGAGCCAGAAGCCAGCTGTACGTGATGTGGACCTATATGGACGAGCGGCAGACAAGTTTCTCTCCCTAATCCCTCGCTGTTGTCGGCATCATGCCCCTAGCCCACCCCGTCCAGAGCATGCCTCATGGGCACGAGGTGGGcctagcagagaggcagggagaagggaggacacCACGG GCCCTGGAAGCCCAAGTGTTGACTCCTCTTCTGTGGTGACAGTGCCCCGGCCCTCCACACCATCTCGTCTGGCCCTGTTCCTGCGACAGCAGAGTCTGGGTGGCTCGGAATCCCCAGTTCCAGCCCCTCGCTCACCAGGGCTTGCTGCatccccagcctccagccctgGCCGAAGGCCCAGCCCTGTGGAGGAGCCTG GCCCCTTCATGGCTGTGCTCTTTGCCAAACTCGAGAACATGCTGCAGAACTCCGTCTATGTCAACTTCCTGCTGACGGGGCTGGTGGCCCAGCTGGCCTgtcacccccagcccctgctccgctCTTTCCTGCTCAACACCAACATGGTCTTCCAGCCCAGTGTCAAGTCCCTGCTGCAG GTGCTGGGTTCTGTGAAGAATAAAATTGAGAGCTTTGCGGCCTCCCAGGAGGACTTCCCAGCACTGCTATCCAAAGCCAAGAAGTACCTCATTGCCCGTGGCAAGTTGGACTGGGCTGAAGGCCCTGCAGCAGGACCTGCCCCCCGCCGCTCTGATCCCTTAG TGAAGAGCCGGAGGCCGTCCTTGGGGGAGTTGCTCCTGCGGCATGCACACAGTCCAACCAGGGCCCGGCAGGCGGCACAGTTGGTTCTTCAGCCTGGGAGAGACGGCGCAGGACTTGGCCTAGGTGGGGGCTCCCCTGGGGCTTCAACTCCGGTTCTGCCCCCTCGGGGTGGGGCCCCTGAGCGCCAAGGTGAGGCTCTGCGAGTCAAGAATGCGGTCTACTGTGCAGTCATTTTCCCTGAGTTTCTCAAGGAATTGGCTGCCATTTCCCAAGCCCACGCTGTCACCTCGCCTTTCTTGTTGGATACTTCAGAGGAGGGATCTGGCCCTCCTGTCTCAGGCTTCGGGCCCCTCAATCCTTAA
- the FHIP1B gene encoding FHF complex subunit HOOK interacting protein 1B isoform X1 has protein sequence MERMNWLSRLASRGPGHRVPQGASMQTPVVADPETCLMVFKNHWSQVVRILERQGPRAAPGGADDLSAVRNHTYQMLTLLVEDRAVPSAPTAPGPLLEFALREDLLTRVLAWQLQWDELGDGVEERRAEQLKLFEMLVSEARQPLLRHGPVREALLTLLDACGRPVPSSPALDEGLVLLLSQLCVCLAREPSLLEFFLQPPPEPGAAPRLLLFSRLVPFVHREGTLGQQARDALLLLMALSAGSPTVGRYIADHSYFCPVLATGLSALYSSLPRKIEVPGDDWHCLRREDWLGVPALALFMSSLEFCNAVIQVAHPLVQKQLVDYIHNGFLVPVMGPALHKTSVEEMIASTAYLELFLRSISEPALLRTFLRFLLLHRHDTHTILDTLVARIGSNSRLCMVSLSLFRTLLNLSCEDVLLQLVLRYLVPCNHVMLSQKPAVRDVDLYGRAADKFLSLIPRCCRHHAPSPPRPEHASWARGGPSREAGRREDTTGPGSPSVDSSSVVTVPRPSTPSRLALFLRQQSLGGSESPVPAPRSPGLAASPASSPGRRPSPVEEPGELEDNYLEYLREARRGVDRCVRACRTWSAPYDGERPPPEPSPVGSRTKKRSLLPEEDRDTVGEGEEEELGSGGLAGGSGEGPGLLPAPQLNGVPGPWPEGAKKVRRVPEEGAGELPEGTSEGMVGLEGFGQELRELEVALSNGGAGSEPLLEPPLPLEEEEAYESFTSPPEPPGPFLSSPLRTLNQLPSQPFTGPFMAVLFAKLENMLQNSVYVNFLLTGLVAQLACHPQPLLRSFLLNTNMVFQPSVKSLLQVLGSVKNKIESFAASQEDFPALLSKAKKYLIARGKLDWAEGPAAGPAPRRSDPLVKSRRPSLGELLLRHAHSPTRARQAAQLVLQPGRDGAGLGLGGGSPGASTPVLPPRGGAPERQGEALRVKNAVYCAVIFPEFLKELAAISQAHAVTSPFLLDTSEEGSGPPVSGFGPLNP, from the exons ATGGAGAGGATGAACTGGCTGAGCAGACTGGCCTCCCGGGGCCCTGGGCACCGTGTACCTCAGGGGGCCAGTATGCAGACTCCTGTCGTGGCTGATCCTGAGACCTGCCTCATGGTCTTCAAGAATCACTGGTCCCAG gTGGTGCGTATCCTGGAGCGGCAAGGCCCTCGGGCAGCTCCTGGGGGTGCGGATGATCTCAGTGCTGTGCGCAACCACACTTACCAGATGTTGACACTGCTGGTAGAAGATCGTGCCGTCCCCTCAGCCCCTACGGCCCCTGGGCCCTTGCTAGAGTTTGCTCTGCGTGAGGACCTGCTAACCCGTGTGTTGGCGTGGCAGCTTCAGTGGGATGAGCTTGGGGATGGGGTTGAGGAACGGCGAGCTGAACAACTGAAGCTGTTTGAGATGCTAGTGAGTGAAGCTCGCCAGCCACTGTTGCGACATGGTCCAGTTCGTGAGGCTCTGCTGACCTTGCTGGATGCCTGTGGCCGTCCTGTGCCCAGTAGCCCAGCACTGGATGAAGGCCTGGTGCTACTTCTCAgccagctgtgtgtgtgtctggccCGGGAGCCTTCATTGCTCGAGTTCTTCCTACAGCCACCTCCTGAGCCTGGAGCTGCCCCCCGTCTTCTCCTCTTTTCTCGCCTCGTTCCTTTCGTCCATCGAGAGGGCACACTGGGCCAGCAGGCTCGTGATGCCCTACTCCTGCTGATGGCTCTGTCGGCTGGGAGTCCCACTGTGGGCCGCTACATTGCAGATCACTCTTATTTCTGCCCG GTGCTGGCCACAGGGCTGAGTGCCCTGTACTCCTCACTGCCCCGAAAGATTGAGGTTCCGGGAGATGATTGGCACTGCCTGCGACGGGAAGACTGGCTGGGTGTGCCAGCCCTTGCGCTGTTCATGAGTTCCCTAGAATTCTGCAATGCAGTCATTCAG GTGGCTCACCCTTTGGTGCAGAAGCAGTTAGTTGATTATATCCATAATGGGTTTCTGGTGCCTGTCATGGGCCCTGCTTTGCACAAG ACCTCTGTGGAGGAGATGATTGCCAGTACCGCATATCTGGAACTTTTCCTGCGGAGTATCTCAGAGCCTGCTTTGCTCCGTACCTTCCTGCGGTTCCTGCTGTTACACCGGCATGACACCCACACCATCCTTGACACCCTCGTTGCCCGTATTGGCAGCAACTCCCGG ctctGCATGGTCTCTCTGAGTCTCTTCAGGACCCTACTGAACCTCAGTTGTGAGGATGTCCTGCTGCAGCTGGTTCTCAG gtatcttgtccCATGTAACCATGTGATGCTGAGCCAGAAGCCAGCTGTACGTGATGTGGACCTATATGGACGAGCGGCAGACAAGTTTCTCTCCCTAATCCCTCGCTGTTGTCGGCATCATGCCCCTAGCCCACCCCGTCCAGAGCATGCCTCATGGGCACGAGGTGGGcctagcagagaggcagggagaagggaggacacCACGG GCCCTGGAAGCCCAAGTGTTGACTCCTCTTCTGTGGTGACAGTGCCCCGGCCCTCCACACCATCTCGTCTGGCCCTGTTCCTGCGACAGCAGAGTCTGGGTGGCTCGGAATCCCCAGTTCCAGCCCCTCGCTCACCAGGGCTTGCTGCatccccagcctccagccctgGCCGAAGGCCCAGCCCTGTGGAGGAGCCTGGTGAGCTGGAAGACAATTACCTGGAGTATCTGCGTGAGGCACGCCGTGGTGTGGACCGGTGTGTCCGAGCCTGCCGTACCTGGTCTGCCCCGTATGATGGCGAGCGGCCCCCTCCTGAGCCCAGTCCTGTTGGCTCCCGGACTAAGaaacgcagcctactgcctgaGGAGGACAGGGAcactgtgggggaaggggaggaagaagagctggggagtggggggcttGCTGGGGGTTCAGGGGAGGGCCCTGGCCTCCTGCCCGCTCCCCAGCTCAATGGGGTGCCAGGACCATGGCCTGAGGGGGCCAAGAAGGTTCGTCGGGTACctgaggagggagctggggaaCTGCCAGAGGGCACCTCCGAGGGCATGGTAGGACTAGAGGGCTTTGGGCAGGAGCTCCGGGAACTGGAAGTGGCATTGAGCAATGGGGGGGCTGGCTCAGAACCCCTGCTAGAGCCTCCACTACCtcttgaggaggaggaggcctaTGAGAGCTTCACCTCTCCCCCTGAGCCCCCTGGCCCCTTCCTCAGCAGCCCTTTGCGGACTCTCAACCAGCTGCCAAGCCAGCCCTTCACTG GCCCCTTCATGGCTGTGCTCTTTGCCAAACTCGAGAACATGCTGCAGAACTCCGTCTATGTCAACTTCCTGCTGACGGGGCTGGTGGCCCAGCTGGCCTgtcacccccagcccctgctccgctCTTTCCTGCTCAACACCAACATGGTCTTCCAGCCCAGTGTCAAGTCCCTGCTGCAG GTGCTGGGTTCTGTGAAGAATAAAATTGAGAGCTTTGCGGCCTCCCAGGAGGACTTCCCAGCACTGCTATCCAAAGCCAAGAAGTACCTCATTGCCCGTGGCAAGTTGGACTGGGCTGAAGGCCCTGCAGCAGGACCTGCCCCCCGCCGCTCTGATCCCTTAG TGAAGAGCCGGAGGCCGTCCTTGGGGGAGTTGCTCCTGCGGCATGCACACAGTCCAACCAGGGCCCGGCAGGCGGCACAGTTGGTTCTTCAGCCTGGGAGAGACGGCGCAGGACTTGGCCTAGGTGGGGGCTCCCCTGGGGCTTCAACTCCGGTTCTGCCCCCTCGGGGTGGGGCCCCTGAGCGCCAAGGTGAGGCTCTGCGAGTCAAGAATGCGGTCTACTGTGCAGTCATTTTCCCTGAGTTTCTCAAGGAATTGGCTGCCATTTCCCAAGCCCACGCTGTCACCTCGCCTTTCTTGTTGGATACTTCAGAGGAGGGATCTGGCCCTCCTGTCTCAGGCTTCGGGCCCCTCAATCCTTAA
- the FHIP1B gene encoding FHF complex subunit HOOK interacting protein 1B isoform X2, with translation MERMNWLSRLASRGPGHRVPQGASMQTPVVADPETCLMVFKNHWSQVVRILERQGPRAAPGGADDLSAVRNHTYQMLTLLVEDRAVPSAPTAPGPLLEFALREDLLTRVLAWQLQWDELGDGVEERRAEQLKLFEMLVSEARQPLLRHGPVREALLTLLDACGRPVPSSPALDEGLVLLLSQLCVCLAREPSLLEFFLQPPPEPGAAPRLLLFSRLVPFVHREGTLGQQARDALLLLMALSAGSPTVGRYIADHSYFCPVLATGLSALYSSLPRKIEVPGDDWHCLRREDWLGVPALALFMSSLEFCNAVIQVAHPLVQKQLVDYIHNGFLVPVMGPALHKTSVEEMIASTAYLELFLRSISEPALLRTFLRFLLLHRHDTHTILDTLVARIGSNSRLCMVSLSLFRTLLNLSCEDVLLQLVLRYLVPCNHVMLSQKPAVRDVDLYGRAADKFLSLIPRCCRHHAPSPPRPEHASWARGPGSPSVDSSSVVTVPRPSTPSRLALFLRQQSLGGSESPVPAPRSPGLAASPASSPGRRPSPVEEPGELEDNYLEYLREARRGVDRCVRACRTWSAPYDGERPPPEPSPVGSRTKKRSLLPEEDRDTVGEGEEEELGSGGLAGGSGEGPGLLPAPQLNGVPGPWPEGAKKVRRVPEEGAGELPEGTSEGMVGLEGFGQELRELEVALSNGGAGSEPLLEPPLPLEEEEAYESFTSPPEPPGPFLSSPLRTLNQLPSQPFTGPFMAVLFAKLENMLQNSVYVNFLLTGLVAQLACHPQPLLRSFLLNTNMVFQPSVKSLLQVLGSVKNKIESFAASQEDFPALLSKAKKYLIARGKLDWAEGPAAGPAPRRSDPLVKSRRPSLGELLLRHAHSPTRARQAAQLVLQPGRDGAGLGLGGGSPGASTPVLPPRGGAPERQGEALRVKNAVYCAVIFPEFLKELAAISQAHAVTSPFLLDTSEEGSGPPVSGFGPLNP, from the exons ATGGAGAGGATGAACTGGCTGAGCAGACTGGCCTCCCGGGGCCCTGGGCACCGTGTACCTCAGGGGGCCAGTATGCAGACTCCTGTCGTGGCTGATCCTGAGACCTGCCTCATGGTCTTCAAGAATCACTGGTCCCAG gTGGTGCGTATCCTGGAGCGGCAAGGCCCTCGGGCAGCTCCTGGGGGTGCGGATGATCTCAGTGCTGTGCGCAACCACACTTACCAGATGTTGACACTGCTGGTAGAAGATCGTGCCGTCCCCTCAGCCCCTACGGCCCCTGGGCCCTTGCTAGAGTTTGCTCTGCGTGAGGACCTGCTAACCCGTGTGTTGGCGTGGCAGCTTCAGTGGGATGAGCTTGGGGATGGGGTTGAGGAACGGCGAGCTGAACAACTGAAGCTGTTTGAGATGCTAGTGAGTGAAGCTCGCCAGCCACTGTTGCGACATGGTCCAGTTCGTGAGGCTCTGCTGACCTTGCTGGATGCCTGTGGCCGTCCTGTGCCCAGTAGCCCAGCACTGGATGAAGGCCTGGTGCTACTTCTCAgccagctgtgtgtgtgtctggccCGGGAGCCTTCATTGCTCGAGTTCTTCCTACAGCCACCTCCTGAGCCTGGAGCTGCCCCCCGTCTTCTCCTCTTTTCTCGCCTCGTTCCTTTCGTCCATCGAGAGGGCACACTGGGCCAGCAGGCTCGTGATGCCCTACTCCTGCTGATGGCTCTGTCGGCTGGGAGTCCCACTGTGGGCCGCTACATTGCAGATCACTCTTATTTCTGCCCG GTGCTGGCCACAGGGCTGAGTGCCCTGTACTCCTCACTGCCCCGAAAGATTGAGGTTCCGGGAGATGATTGGCACTGCCTGCGACGGGAAGACTGGCTGGGTGTGCCAGCCCTTGCGCTGTTCATGAGTTCCCTAGAATTCTGCAATGCAGTCATTCAG GTGGCTCACCCTTTGGTGCAGAAGCAGTTAGTTGATTATATCCATAATGGGTTTCTGGTGCCTGTCATGGGCCCTGCTTTGCACAAG ACCTCTGTGGAGGAGATGATTGCCAGTACCGCATATCTGGAACTTTTCCTGCGGAGTATCTCAGAGCCTGCTTTGCTCCGTACCTTCCTGCGGTTCCTGCTGTTACACCGGCATGACACCCACACCATCCTTGACACCCTCGTTGCCCGTATTGGCAGCAACTCCCGG ctctGCATGGTCTCTCTGAGTCTCTTCAGGACCCTACTGAACCTCAGTTGTGAGGATGTCCTGCTGCAGCTGGTTCTCAG gtatcttgtccCATGTAACCATGTGATGCTGAGCCAGAAGCCAGCTGTACGTGATGTGGACCTATATGGACGAGCGGCAGACAAGTTTCTCTCCCTAATCCCTCGCTGTTGTCGGCATCATGCCCCTAGCCCACCCCGTCCAGAGCATGCCTCATGGGCACGAG GCCCTGGAAGCCCAAGTGTTGACTCCTCTTCTGTGGTGACAGTGCCCCGGCCCTCCACACCATCTCGTCTGGCCCTGTTCCTGCGACAGCAGAGTCTGGGTGGCTCGGAATCCCCAGTTCCAGCCCCTCGCTCACCAGGGCTTGCTGCatccccagcctccagccctgGCCGAAGGCCCAGCCCTGTGGAGGAGCCTGGTGAGCTGGAAGACAATTACCTGGAGTATCTGCGTGAGGCACGCCGTGGTGTGGACCGGTGTGTCCGAGCCTGCCGTACCTGGTCTGCCCCGTATGATGGCGAGCGGCCCCCTCCTGAGCCCAGTCCTGTTGGCTCCCGGACTAAGaaacgcagcctactgcctgaGGAGGACAGGGAcactgtgggggaaggggaggaagaagagctggggagtggggggcttGCTGGGGGTTCAGGGGAGGGCCCTGGCCTCCTGCCCGCTCCCCAGCTCAATGGGGTGCCAGGACCATGGCCTGAGGGGGCCAAGAAGGTTCGTCGGGTACctgaggagggagctggggaaCTGCCAGAGGGCACCTCCGAGGGCATGGTAGGACTAGAGGGCTTTGGGCAGGAGCTCCGGGAACTGGAAGTGGCATTGAGCAATGGGGGGGCTGGCTCAGAACCCCTGCTAGAGCCTCCACTACCtcttgaggaggaggaggcctaTGAGAGCTTCACCTCTCCCCCTGAGCCCCCTGGCCCCTTCCTCAGCAGCCCTTTGCGGACTCTCAACCAGCTGCCAAGCCAGCCCTTCACTG GCCCCTTCATGGCTGTGCTCTTTGCCAAACTCGAGAACATGCTGCAGAACTCCGTCTATGTCAACTTCCTGCTGACGGGGCTGGTGGCCCAGCTGGCCTgtcacccccagcccctgctccgctCTTTCCTGCTCAACACCAACATGGTCTTCCAGCCCAGTGTCAAGTCCCTGCTGCAG GTGCTGGGTTCTGTGAAGAATAAAATTGAGAGCTTTGCGGCCTCCCAGGAGGACTTCCCAGCACTGCTATCCAAAGCCAAGAAGTACCTCATTGCCCGTGGCAAGTTGGACTGGGCTGAAGGCCCTGCAGCAGGACCTGCCCCCCGCCGCTCTGATCCCTTAG TGAAGAGCCGGAGGCCGTCCTTGGGGGAGTTGCTCCTGCGGCATGCACACAGTCCAACCAGGGCCCGGCAGGCGGCACAGTTGGTTCTTCAGCCTGGGAGAGACGGCGCAGGACTTGGCCTAGGTGGGGGCTCCCCTGGGGCTTCAACTCCGGTTCTGCCCCCTCGGGGTGGGGCCCCTGAGCGCCAAGGTGAGGCTCTGCGAGTCAAGAATGCGGTCTACTGTGCAGTCATTTTCCCTGAGTTTCTCAAGGAATTGGCTGCCATTTCCCAAGCCCACGCTGTCACCTCGCCTTTCTTGTTGGATACTTCAGAGGAGGGATCTGGCCCTCCTGTCTCAGGCTTCGGGCCCCTCAATCCTTAA